From the genome of Lawsonella clevelandensis, one region includes:
- a CDS encoding S9 family peptidase: MSTFQTPNTPLTPPRAARHPQVREVHGRRFVDDYEWLRDKANPETIHYLEAENAYTEQQTAHLKPLQEKIFQEIRGRIKETDLSVPTRHKGWWHYARTQEGKAYSVVCRLPAGPADAPDAWEPPQLIPGQPVEGEEVLLDCNELAEGTDFFALGGASVTLDGRYLAYLTDTVGDERYNLYLRDLVTGEHLPEVITNIAPGAEWSNDGTYLFYQRVDEAWRPDSVWRHKRGTDPVEDVRIFHEPDERYWVGMGSTRDEKYFTIAVSSKITTELWFLDAATPAGDFQCVRPREEGVEYGVDHFSLPATDTQPARDGFVVVHNASGPNSCVALSDTWQLSELASLNDLPQLLPHDDAVRIEDVDAFTGYLAVSYRKDALPRLGLIFFDRAPAVGQETSLLDLCGEMQDIEVGEELPNIGIHANPEPTAPLLRLSYGSFITPPTVADYRLADGALIIRKQAEVQGGYDASQYEQKRLWATASDGERIPISLISKKGTHGTDPYRPEPAPLLLYGYGSYEDSRDPGFSVSRLSYLDRGMALAIAHVRGGGEMGRRWYDDGKLDKKVNTFTDFIASADYLIAEGYTTSQQMVANGGSAGGLLMGAVANMAPDRFVAIEADVPFVDPLTSMLMPELPLTVIEWDEWGDPLHDPAIYDLMASYSPYENVTAQQYPAILATTSLNDTRVLYVEPAKWVARLRAVAGPVTEHEILLKTEMNAGHGGVSGRYARWQQTAFELAWMLSQTGL, translated from the coding sequence GTGAGCACTTTTCAGACTCCCAACACCCCGCTAACCCCTCCTCGTGCTGCCCGCCACCCCCAAGTGCGGGAAGTGCATGGCCGTCGCTTCGTCGACGATTACGAATGGTTACGGGACAAGGCTAACCCCGAGACTATCCACTACCTGGAGGCAGAAAACGCCTATACAGAACAGCAGACTGCTCACCTGAAACCCTTGCAGGAAAAGATCTTCCAAGAAATTCGGGGGCGTATTAAGGAAACTGACTTGTCAGTCCCCACCCGGCATAAAGGCTGGTGGCACTACGCCCGTACCCAGGAGGGCAAAGCCTACAGTGTGGTGTGCCGTCTCCCCGCGGGCCCTGCCGATGCCCCCGATGCGTGGGAACCTCCACAGCTCATCCCCGGCCAGCCTGTGGAAGGAGAAGAAGTTCTCCTCGACTGCAATGAGTTGGCGGAGGGCACTGACTTCTTCGCACTGGGAGGTGCCAGCGTCACCCTTGACGGGCGCTACCTGGCCTACCTCACCGATACGGTCGGCGACGAACGCTACAACCTCTACCTGCGCGATCTGGTGACGGGTGAACACCTCCCCGAGGTCATCACCAATATTGCCCCCGGTGCAGAGTGGTCCAACGACGGCACCTATCTTTTCTACCAGCGCGTCGATGAAGCCTGGCGGCCCGACTCGGTATGGCGGCACAAGCGTGGCACCGACCCGGTCGAGGATGTGAGGATCTTCCACGAGCCGGATGAACGCTACTGGGTGGGTATGGGCTCTACCCGCGACGAGAAGTACTTCACCATCGCAGTCTCTTCGAAGATCACTACCGAACTGTGGTTCCTTGACGCCGCCACCCCCGCGGGTGACTTCCAGTGTGTACGCCCGCGTGAAGAAGGGGTCGAGTATGGAGTGGACCACTTCAGCCTCCCCGCCACCGACACCCAGCCCGCGCGAGACGGCTTCGTGGTGGTCCACAACGCCAGTGGCCCAAACTCCTGCGTAGCTCTCTCCGATACCTGGCAGTTGAGTGAGCTGGCATCCCTTAACGACCTGCCGCAACTCCTTCCGCATGACGATGCCGTGCGGATCGAGGACGTGGATGCTTTCACCGGCTACCTGGCCGTCTCCTACCGCAAGGACGCGCTGCCGCGCCTCGGCCTCATTTTCTTCGACCGCGCTCCAGCAGTGGGACAGGAGACGAGCCTGCTTGACCTCTGTGGGGAGATGCAGGATATCGAAGTGGGGGAGGAGCTTCCCAACATCGGTATTCATGCCAATCCAGAGCCGACGGCACCACTGCTGCGTCTCTCCTATGGTTCCTTCATCACCCCGCCGACGGTGGCTGATTATCGGCTCGCTGATGGTGCCCTCATTATCCGTAAGCAGGCGGAAGTGCAGGGTGGCTACGATGCCTCCCAGTACGAGCAAAAACGACTGTGGGCCACAGCTTCTGATGGAGAACGGATCCCCATTTCGCTGATTTCCAAGAAGGGTACACACGGTACGGATCCGTACCGTCCCGAACCAGCTCCGCTACTGCTTTACGGTTACGGCTCCTATGAGGATTCACGAGACCCGGGGTTCTCGGTGTCACGCCTCAGCTACTTGGACCGCGGGATGGCGTTAGCTATCGCCCATGTGCGTGGTGGGGGAGAAATGGGGCGACGCTGGTATGACGACGGCAAGCTGGACAAGAAGGTCAACACCTTCACAGATTTCATCGCCTCCGCTGATTACCTCATTGCGGAGGGCTACACTACGTCCCAACAGATGGTGGCCAATGGTGGGTCTGCTGGTGGCCTGTTGATGGGCGCAGTCGCCAATATGGCACCAGATCGTTTTGTCGCTATCGAAGCAGATGTCCCCTTTGTTGACCCTCTCACCAGCATGTTGATGCCGGAGTTGCCGCTCACCGTCATCGAGTGGGATGAGTGGGGAGACCCGCTGCACGACCCCGCCATCTATGACCTGATGGCGAGCTATTCCCCTTACGAGAATGTCACTGCTCAGCAGTATCCGGCGATCCTCGCCACCACCAGTCTCAACGATACTCGCGTGCTGTATGTGGAACCTGCCAAATGGGTGGCGCGACTGCGAGCGGTAGCGGGCCCCGTCACCGAGCATGAGATTCTGTTAAAGACAGAAATGAATGCTGGACATGGTGGCGTCTCCGGACGTTATGCACGGTGGCAGCAGACGGCCTTTGAGCTGGCCTGGATGCTCTCACAAACAGGCCTCTGA
- the purS gene encoding phosphoribosylformylglycinamidine synthase subunit PurS codes for MARVVVDVTIKPVILDPQGKAILGAIKRLGYEGFDDVRQGKHFELEVADSVTDAQLEEIAESLLTNTVIEEYVVRRVENEAE; via the coding sequence GTGGCTCGCGTAGTAGTCGATGTGACGATCAAGCCGGTAATCCTGGACCCCCAGGGCAAAGCCATTTTGGGCGCAATTAAGCGCCTGGGATACGAAGGCTTTGACGATGTTCGCCAGGGCAAGCACTTTGAGCTGGAGGTGGCCGATAGTGTCACCGACGCCCAGCTCGAGGAGATTGCCGAGAGCCTGCTCACCAACACGGTGATTGAGGAGTACGTCGTCCGTCGCGTGGAGAACGAGGCGGAATAA